In Streptomyces chartreusis, the following proteins share a genomic window:
- a CDS encoding sensor histidine kinase, with product MIRLRSLAAATFGRRALAALLYAVVAFPLALIGFVLVLAGLALGGVLSVTTVGLWLIAGTVRGALALGAVQRGLARGLLGVEIEPPTPPGGAGVLGRRRALLGERVGWRAVACALATPFTAVLGLVAVLAGYVYGALFTLHPLLKDLNHRTVHHADGSVTRVSLEFFGHQVDSWPRWLIPVTAGLLLLAVAPALLRHALTPHRLLLTALLGPSAADRRIRALEETRAHAVEDAAATLRRIERDLHDGTQARLVGLAMHLTVIHELVTADADRGRVLAVVDTARSNAAQAIADLRHLVKGIHPPVLDEGLPAALATLAADSPLSVDVSTDIRTRPTPAVESIAYFCTAELLANATKHSGADTATVTVTAHDGPLRLRVADDGRGGAVIGAGSGLTGLLARVRTVDGTLTCDSPPGGPTVVTVELPRA from the coding sequence GTGATCCGCCTCCGCTCCCTCGCCGCCGCCACCTTCGGCCGCCGTGCCCTGGCCGCCCTGCTGTACGCGGTCGTCGCCTTCCCGCTGGCGCTGATCGGCTTCGTACTGGTCCTGGCCGGGCTGGCGCTGGGCGGAGTGCTGTCCGTGACCACGGTCGGGCTGTGGCTGATCGCCGGGACGGTGCGCGGGGCCCTGGCGCTGGGCGCGGTGCAGCGGGGCCTGGCCCGCGGGCTGCTCGGCGTGGAGATCGAGCCGCCCACCCCGCCGGGCGGCGCGGGGGTGCTGGGCCGGCGGCGGGCGCTGCTCGGCGAGCGAGTGGGCTGGCGGGCCGTGGCCTGCGCGCTGGCGACCCCGTTCACCGCGGTACTCGGACTCGTGGCCGTCCTCGCCGGATACGTGTACGGCGCCCTGTTCACCCTGCACCCGCTGCTCAAGGACCTGAACCACCGCACGGTCCACCATGCCGACGGCTCGGTGACGCGCGTGTCGCTGGAGTTCTTCGGCCACCAGGTCGACAGCTGGCCGCGCTGGCTGATCCCGGTCACGGCCGGGCTGCTGCTGCTCGCCGTCGCCCCTGCCCTGCTGCGGCACGCCCTCACCCCGCACCGTCTGCTGCTGACGGCACTGCTCGGCCCGAGCGCCGCCGACCGCCGGATCCGTGCCCTGGAGGAGACCCGCGCGCACGCCGTCGAGGACGCCGCAGCCACCCTGCGCCGGATCGAACGGGACCTGCACGACGGCACCCAGGCCCGGCTCGTCGGCCTCGCCATGCATCTGACCGTGATCCACGAACTGGTCACCGCCGACGCCGACCGCGGCCGCGTCCTCGCCGTAGTCGACACCGCCCGCTCCAACGCCGCCCAGGCCATCGCCGACCTGCGGCACCTGGTCAAGGGCATCCATCCGCCCGTACTGGACGAGGGCCTGCCCGCGGCCCTCGCCACCCTCGCCGCGGACAGTCCCCTCAGCGTCGACGTCAGCACCGACATCCGCACCCGCCCCACTCCGGCCGTCGAGTCCATCGCCTACTTCTGCACCGCCGAACTCCTCGCCAACGCCACCAAGCACAGCGGTGCCGACACGGCCACGGTGACCGTCACCGCCCACGACGGCCCGCTGCGCCTGCGCGTCGCCGACGACGGCCGGGGCGGAGCGGTGATCGGCGCGGGCTCCGGACTCACCGGGCTGCTGGCCCGGGTGCGCACGGTCGACGGCACCCTCACCTGCGACAGCCCGCCGGGAGGGCCTACGGTGGTCACCGTCGAGCTGCCCCGCGCCTGA
- a CDS encoding LuxR C-terminal-related transcriptional regulator, with product MRVVIAEDSAILRDGLVQLLQLRDVEVAAAVSDADALLAAVAEHAPDVAVVDIRLPPTQSDEGVRAALRLRHEHPGLGVLLFSQYVETAHAARLLTDPAGFGYLLKERVVDIGEFVGALERVAAGGTALDPEVVAQLFGASRRATALDALTPREREVLALMAEGRTNHAVATALTVSERAVEKHIANIFTKLDLPPSETGHRRVLAVLRYLEGTRA from the coding sequence ATGCGCGTCGTCATCGCCGAGGACTCCGCCATCCTGCGCGACGGGCTCGTGCAACTCCTCCAGCTCAGGGACGTCGAGGTCGCCGCCGCGGTCTCCGACGCCGACGCGCTGCTGGCCGCCGTCGCCGAACACGCCCCCGACGTCGCCGTCGTCGACATCAGGCTGCCGCCCACCCAGAGCGACGAGGGCGTACGCGCGGCCCTGCGGCTGCGGCACGAGCACCCCGGCCTCGGGGTCCTGCTGTTCTCGCAGTACGTCGAGACCGCGCACGCCGCCCGGCTGCTCACCGACCCCGCCGGGTTCGGGTATCTGCTCAAGGAACGGGTCGTCGACATCGGGGAGTTCGTGGGCGCGCTGGAGCGGGTCGCGGCCGGCGGCACCGCGCTGGACCCCGAGGTCGTGGCCCAGCTCTTCGGCGCGAGCCGGCGCGCCACCGCCCTGGACGCGCTCACGCCCCGCGAGCGCGAGGTGCTCGCCCTGATGGCCGAGGGCCGCACGAACCACGCCGTCGCGACCGCGCTGACGGTCTCCGAACGGGCCGTGGAGAAGCACATCGCCAACATCTTCACCAAGCTCGACCTGCCGCCGTCGGAGACCGGGCACCGCCGGGTGCTGGCGGTGCTCAGGTACCTGGAGGGCACGCGGGCCTGA